The Numenius arquata chromosome 11, bNumArq3.hap1.1, whole genome shotgun sequence genomic interval CCTCCAGCCTTCTCTCCTGCACCAGCATCGCCCCCTCCCTCAGCTGCCGCCTTCCTCCCCGCAACGGGCGGGAGCcaagctggggtgggaggtgggagatgggggGCTCTTCCTGTGGCCAGCCGGGGAACACACCGTCCTGTCCCATCAGGAAAACAGCCACACTGAAGCAGAGgtgcttttgttcttttcagaaattgtctttattaaaatattttccaaagtgGTTGATCAAAAGCCCATGTTGAATCTCTCTCTCCATCAGTAaggccatatatatatatatatatgtatatgtacaaatATACACGTGGATATTTCACTCCgcagagcagctgcagctccagggagaagcagaacaTTTAACCTGGCACAGCAAATGAAACGGAACGCGCAGCCCTTGGCCCTGGCGTGGGCACAGGTGGAGCCTGCTCTGCTTTAGCATCCACTTCTCGCCCGTCACCGGGCACGTGTAGAAgccataaaataatttaagacatttttttagaaatacacCAGTCTTTTAAACAAAGGCTTTTCAGAGCCTGTCCTCGTCAGTGAAGCATCTCTCCTTGAAAAGCCTTTGAAAAGGAACACTGTATTGTAAAAAGTCGGTTAAAAACCCAGCTCTTTTGGCGTGACTTATTTTGCTGCATGGGAATTGGTTTCAGAACACCTTTAGTTGGCTGAAACAACACCTGCACGTTTctcatttagattaaaaaaacctacaaattTTTCCTGCTTATTGCTCTGTCAGGGGGCCTGTGAGACCAACGAGATGGGTGCCTCCATGCCTGATTAATGACTTAGTTGCCCCCTCCTGGGCTCCTATCAGctggctgggggtcctgggggacagCCCTTGCCCTCGTGGTGCTGCCATCGGCTCCGGCTGCTCCGGAACTGCCCAGAGCCGCACGGAAAGCCGGGCTGGCTCCCGGTGCCGGTGGCAGGACAGGGTGCAAACACCGCGGCAGCGCTCGGCCAGGGGAGAGAAGAGCCGGGGTGGGCGCAGGCAGAGTGATGCCACAGCCGATTTCGGACTCTCGGCTCCCCGTCCACACGCCAAATTGCCACCGCAGGCTTTGCCCCCGCGCGGAGACCTGGGCCACTGTTTGCCAGCGGCTGCTGCGGTGCCCGTGAGTCCCTCATGGATGGTCTCAGCCATGGTGGagctgggggggaaggaggtCTCTCGCCGCCCCCTCCGCAGCCCACGGGGACACATCCTAAAATATCTTGAAGCCTTTCAGCAAGGTGAGCGTGGGAGCTTTCCTCTTGCTCTGAGCCCGCGAGGACTTGACGGTGACCAGCTTGGCCTGGGCCACCGAGGGGATCTCCTTGCAGTTGACGGTGGAGAGGGTGTTGAAGGTGCAGCTGGCCACGCCGTGGCGGGCGGGCAGGGTGACCGGCGTGGCCATCGGCAGGCAGGGACGCTCCTCGGTGATGAAGAGTGGCCGGAGGGGCAGGCTGCGCTCCGCCTGGCGCCGCACCTCCCGCACGGCTTCATGGAAGACGTGCTGCACTCCGGCAAAGTCCTGGCACGCTGACACCTCGTAGAAGAGGCACCCGAACCTGCTCGCCAGGGACATCCCTTCGGCTGCGGGGACCTGCCTGGCGGGAGCGGAGGGGACGGGTGCAGCATCCCTTGGGGTGCTCCAACCACCCGAAAAAGGGGGGGGCAAGGGGTGCCGGCTGGGAGCAATGGACCCTGCATCCCAATGACCACTGAGCAGCCTCCACTTGTCCCacctcacagaatgatatggggttggaagggacctctggagatcatctagtccaaccccctgccagagcaggtccacccagagcaggttgcacaggaacgtgtccaggtagggtttgaatgtctccagagattgagactccaccacctccctgggcagcctgttccagggctctgccaccctcacaggaaagaagttcctcctcatgtttagatggaactccctATGTTCAAGTTCATGACCTCCTGGGACAAGCAGAGGACATGAATCCAAAAGAGTTTTGCCTTTCCCGAAATCCTGGAGCAACGAACCGTGCAGTTCCCTGGGGAATCGTGCAACTTCCCGTGCTGGGGGTGCGTGCCAGGGACACGGGTGGGCTGGATGTGATGGCAGTGCtctggggagcggggaggggactgtggggagggggaagcctcCCTTCCGGGAGCACGTGGGGGTTCAGCAATGCATGGCGGGGGGTTCAGCAACGTGTGTGACTCAAGGACCCGTGGGACCAACGCTCAGCACAGCCCCAGAGCAGCACAAAAGGCCAGAAAAACACACCGGGGACATCCAGTCctggcagcggggccggggcgagaAAGGGCTCCAGGGAAAGGGCACATCCAGAGGGGAGCGAGGAGCTGGAGTGGGCTCAAGCCCCGGCCGGGGACAGTGATGCTGCCTTAACCACTCAGCCAAAAAACATCCCGCTGGAAATACCAACGGGGCTCAAAATACACAACATTAACCCCTGGGCAGGAGAGCAGGAACCTCTGAGATGTGGGAGGACATGGCAAATACCAACGGCGGTGGAAatgaccaccaaaaaaaaaatcagatttgggGTTTGCATCCCAGCCAGAGGGATGGGGGGTGATGTGTGagctctcccacccccccacgaggAAAAGACAGCGTTGCCCCCATGCCTGATACCTGTACTGCTCCATGTCCAGCTTGTTGCCCACCAGGAGCACGGGGCAGCGGCGCTGGCAGCCCCTCGCGTGCAGGGCGAGGACCTCCAGGTAGCTCTGGCAGCCATCAAAGCTCTTCCTATCCTCGATGCTGTAGACGACGAGGAAGGCGCTGGCCCAGCGCAGGTAGCGCTCGCAGTTCCCGGGGCCGTCCTGGGGGATGAGAGCAGTGGCTGAGCCGTGGTCCAGCCAGGTCACGCTGGGCATTTGGCACCCAGAGGTGCCCCGGTGCCTCACCTGGTCGGCGGTGTCCATCACCTTCAGCAGCACGGGCTGCTGGTCCACCAGCTCCTCTGAGGAGTAGGTGTCCTCTGCAAGGAGAAGTGTGGTTGTGAGGATGGACTTGGGGGGTCTTCTCCAAAGCCAAGCAAAGCCCTGGATGCTTGGAGTGCTGTGGAAAAAGCTCATCCCCTAGTGAGGAGCATCCTCCACTGACATGTCCTTCCtaattggggcgggggggggggaaggctggtggtgatgctgctgggcaagccaggctgggagcagtTATTTCCCCCTGCGTGGGCTCCCCTGggagaaagaaggaggggaaggagcccAGCGTGGCAATCGCTGCCTCCAGGGCTCAGCCCTTATCTAAATGCCGCGACCTGGCAAGATAAAGCGAGCTGGGGGGCTCGACGCCGGGGCTGTTTCCCAATAAATCAGGCAGAAGGAGCACCCTTTTATTTCGgaaggagggcaggcagggagagccgCTGAGCCATTCCCCTGGGAGGAAGATGCTTTCTCCCAGCCAGGTCCTAACGGATGTGTTTCATAAAGGTTTTGACGTGGGAAGATGAAACCACATTCCCAAAAAAGATCCAAGGAGGAAAGGATTTATCCTTCTTTCCTAAGAGTTGCTGAGTTATGAGGGGCTGGAGTCAGTTCCTGGACAAGGTCCATATCTCCCTAATGTCCCCGATAAATCATTTATGGTTCTTCCCCGTGCCCTGGAGTCAGGCCTAGGAAAATAGTTATTAATTACTcaaagaagtgggaaaaaaaattgcccaGAACAGCTCACTGCAAAGCGctgcccccggggctgcccgTTCTGCAGCCCCCACTTGctgccccatcctcatccccatccccatcccctgcctgaCACCCCCAGGAGCAAGCAGGAGGCACGAGATGCTCTCCAAAGTCCCCCAATAAttcagttttcagtttctttggGGCACCGCGAGGAGCCCACGTTCCCCGTGGGACATGCCCGCGGAGAAAGAGCTGCTTTCACCTCTGTTTTCACAGGCGGGTTTGGGTCAAATCCAGCCCTTCCATTGTTTTTCATGCAATTTTGAGTGGgacttctcccccccccgcccttaaaTGCCATATTCGTGGGAAATGCAGGAGACGGGAAGGATGCTCCATGGGAGCTCATGGGGAACAACCCGGGGGAAAAACCCGTGGAGAAAGTATCTTACCCAAGTTCGGATCATATTCGCTAATGAACCTCTTGGTTAGAAACTTCACCGTCAGGGCTGCGGGAGGTGAAAGAGGTGGGTGAGGTGGGTGTCCCCCCATGGCACCGGCACCCCGGCACCCCCCGATGCCTGGCCATCCCCGTGGTGGCAGGGCACCCGTCTCACCTGACTTGCCAGCCCCTCGGCACCCCAGGATGGCCACGTTGCACTCGGCGAGGGGGCTCTGGGGCGGCCGCTCGCCGCCGGCTCGGGGTTTGCCGAACATCGAGGACATCCTCCGTCCTGCAGGAGAGAGCGAGGGGACGTGGGGCACCCGCTGCCATGCCGGATGGGGACCTTCTCGTGGGGTGCCCCAGCCTGGAGGAAAAGGGGGTTCAGCAGCATCGGGGAGGGAGATCTGCTCTCCTCCATCCACATCCTGGAGCCAGGGCAGCCAGCATCCCACCCCAGCAAAGACAGGGAACATCCCCCCATCCCTTTGCCCACCCATCGCACcccagaaagagaagagaaacgcAGCCTCCCACCTTGAAACCCGCTGCCAGGGGAGACGTGGGGCTGGCCgaggggctgggggccggggccgggggagcAGCAGTCGCCGGGGCTGCCGATGAATGAGGCAGGCGGAGGCGAGTgccggctcccgccgcccgggCCCCGGCCAAACTCCTTGTAAGGAAAGCTGCCGCGCCGGCGGCGGGCTGGACACGCTGCCCCGGCCGCCCCAAGGACAGTCCCCCCCCGGCACATGCCGGCCCCCCAAGCTCCTTCAGGCTTCAGGCAGGGACCCCCGGCCCCCAAACCCATCGTGCCCACACTTGGTGACCACCCTGCCCTGTCCCCGGCACCTCCCTGGGTCCCCAGCAAGCAAAAGCTCAGTCTCGCTCCCCTGGCTGAGACCGGTGCACTCATTACACCTCCCGCGGGCAGGAGCAGCACCCCAGGAGCgatgctgccagcacagccacccTCCTGTCCACCACTTGCCCGGCCCGTTTAAGCACAGACGCCTTCTGCTGCTGGCAGAAACTTtgcaggggtaaaaaaaaaaacccactttttccaCCCAAAAGGCACGATCccgaggggaggaaggggagcccGGGGAGTACTCACCACTGCTGCCCGCACCGAGCCATCAGCCAGCACCCAGCGGGCTCGGAGCCCGAGTAGGTGGCGGAGGCTGAAGTCAGCGTTGTCATGGCGATTGCAGCCATTTGGGATGGGGCTCAGCGCCCGGGACGGCAGGATACGGCCCCTGGGCCGGCCCCGAGGGGTTCCTATGGGGGGGCCGtacccagggctggggggcagaggctgctccGTGGCCGTGCGGGGCTGCTGCGCCGTTGGGATTATTGCCCGTTAATGCagggaagatatttttaaacCCTCCCAAAATAGTCTGGGAGTGTGGAAGTTCCTGcaagccccagggatggggaggatgaggaggatgaggaggatggggATCGCTCCCCTGCGGGAAGCAGAGCCCCTCTGGGGACCCCCGACCCCCAGACCCTCTTTGGACTCGGGTCAAGGATGCTTAAAAGCAATCAGAGCTAAATGTAGTATTTTAAGACGTGTACCCGTAAGGATCAATGACAGTTACACAAGCGTGAAGCTCTTACCTTCGCCCTTAAACTGAGATTTTTGGGGAACCTGCTGGGGCCACGATCCTGGGACAATGGCTTTGTTGTCACGCGGTGCCCTGGGAGGTCCTGGCCGCTGGCAGGAGGGGCTGAGGAGGGAGGAACAGATATACCTTTGGCAAAGTGGATTAAATCATGCGTCAAAAATAAAAGACCAGCGGCAGGTGGTGATGAAGGGAATTGGGGGGCCTGTTGCTGGCCCCCCTCAGCACCCCACGGCAGAAGCAAAATGGGATTTCTAGCCGGAAAAAGCTGTGAATAGCACACAAATGGGCAACGTGCCCCAAATAACACTTTCCTTCACCATCAACCTCTACATGAGTCTTTGGGGGGGGTTGTCTCTGCCCACGGCCGGGTGTTACAGGGGAGCAGGGTGAGCCCTGCGGCCGGAGGGGACTTTTCCGGAGAGAAGGAGTTTGCTGcacctcattttttttcaccACGGGATCCCCAGATGAAACACAGGCTGGCTTATGGCTCCTTGCATGGGGGATGGATGTTGCCCAGGTTGGTCCAtgcctcctccctgggcagggtGGCAAAGGGAATGGCCCCATAAATGTCTCTCCCTGTCCGCGGCCACGCTCGGGGGCAGCAAAGCCCCTTCCCCACGGCCGGGCTGGAGATTTGCTGAGGTTACCCTCCTGTGGCCATAAAACTCACTTTTGCaacggaaaaaaaaatcaatagtgcAGGAAAATGCTCTTCCCAGCCACACAAACGTCTTGCCCTCCCCGTGGACAGGGAGGGCATCGAGAGGAGGATGCCCAAGAGCAGGGAGACATAAACCCATCTCCCCCGGGGTGGCCGGGCATCCTCGGTGGGATGAGCCGGGGCATCTCCGCCACGACCGGCGTCACCGGAGCCCTGCCTGTGTTTTGGGTGGGCAGCTGAGCTCGGTGGATGCCTTTGAAAGGCCCCGGTCACGAGCTCGGCTATCTTTAGCCCAAGGTATTTATATTACAAGGCAGCGGCGTGGTGGCCGCCGGGCAGCGCAGCAAAGGCATCAAAGGGtggtggaggcaggagggggctgcgccgggACACGGCACAGAGGACCGTTTCCCCCCCAAGAGCTGCTGAGCCCCCTGGTGAGGATGACCCCAGAGGAGGAAGGCTCCCGGGCAGGGCCCCCGGAGCGGGTGCGTATCTGGGTGGAGGAGCAATCGTTTTGGGTGGAGAAGACGTTGCTGGTGGAGAGCAGCGAGTACTTCCGTGCCCTCTTCCGCTCGGGCATGAAGGAGAGCACGCAGGAGGAGATCGGGCTGGGGGAGCTGAGCGCGGCCGGGTTCCTCGCCATGCTGCAGGTGCTGGCGGGTGAGAGGCCCATCCTCGGCAGCGAGGAGACCTTCCAGGCGGTCGAGTGTGCCGCCTTCCTGCAGGTGAAGCCCTTGGCCAAGTACCTGATCCACTCCATCAACTCCGACAACTGCATCCTGCTGTACCAAGCCGCCGCCATATTCGGTCTCCTGGACCTCTTCCACTGCGCCGCGCTCTACATCAGGGACAGCTACTCCGAGCTGGAGGAGTACCTGGACTGCCTCTCCGCTGACCTGCTGGCCTACGTGGAAGCCCTCCTACCCAGCACCTTCGTGGCAGTAGGAGCCCACACGCCCACCTTTGAGTTCTTGGAGGACCTCTCCAGGACCATCTGCTACCTGGATGAGGAGACCAACACATGGAGGACCCTCTCCTGCCTGCCACTGACTGCCAGCACGTTCCTAGCCGGCATGGCAACCATGGATAATAAGATCTACATCGTGGGTGGTGTCTACGGGGCCAGCAAGCAGGTGGTGGAGAGCAGCTTCTGCTACGATGCCGATGCCAACGCTTGGAGCGAGTTCCCCAGCCCCCATCAGCTGCGCTACGACGTCAGGCTGGTGGGCCACGAGGGCTACCTATACGCCATCGGTGGGGAGTACGAGAAGATCTCGCTGAAGTCCGTGGAGAGGTACGATGTGGCTTCCAATACCTGGACGTTTGTCTCTGACCTGCCACAGCCAAGTGCGGCGGCACCCTGTGCCCAAGCCATGGGCCAGATCTTTGTTTGCTTGTGGAAGCCGCTGGACACTACTGTCATCTATGAGTACGAGACCCAGCGAGATGAGTGGCTTCCCGTCACCGAGCTCAAGCGGCACCAGAGCTATGGGCACTGCATGGTGGCCCACCGTGACAACCTCTATGTCATGCGCAACGGCCCCTCGGATGACTTCTTGCGTTGTGTCATCGACTGCTTCAACCTGACGTCGCGGCAGTGGACTGCCCTGCCTGGGCAGTTCTTGAATAGCAAAGGGGCCCTCTTCACCGCCGTCATCAGGGGTGACACCGTCTACACCGTCAACAAGATGCTGACGCTCCTCTACTCTGTGGAAGAGGAGACCTGGAGGTTCAAGAAGGAGCGGGCAGGTTTCCCACGCAGCGGCTCCCTGCAGACCTTCCTCCTGCGGCTGCCGAGGCGCGACCACGACATCGCAATGTAGGTGGCCCCCGTCCCCCGTCGGGATGCTCTCCTGGCACGTGGCCTTGGCTCTCCACCCACCGCTCCCCtgggctcctctcctcctctgcggAGCCATGCCCAGGTCCAGGGACACATCATGTTGGACCTTAGAGGTGACACTAGACCCTGCCAGAGAGaaaggggctgcaggcagctgctgcctgcactgcatGGGCTGGTGCAAAGTCCTACCAGATGTGGGCTCGTGAGCCAACCACGTGCAGAGCTTCATGGCTTCTGCAGAGGACAGATACCAAAGAGACACAAACATGGGTTATATTTATTCTGACCACACTCTGAAGGTGTGCAGTATCCCACCTCCTATCTGCTCTGATGGGAAATCATTCATTATATCCTGGAATTAAAAggaaagctgtaagaaaaactgtgtttttcattactcttgggtttgtttttttttttttcttctccttctgaagGAAGAAGCCTCCTAACAGAGATCCACGTCAAGGCTCGCTCCTGCCCACTGAATGCTTTTTCAGCTGCGGCTCCGTTTCAGAGCCGTGCGTGGGAGTGCGGTTCCCACGCAGCCCCGCGCTCCCCGGGGAGATCCCCACGGCCGCTCCCGGCCACAACAGggtcctgggaggaggaggaggggagaggggagatgggGGATGAAGGAAAGCATCTCTTGGGCATCGGGTGCTTAGTGCACTGAGGGGTTTCTGGGACCTGGGCACCATCAGTCACCCCCACCAAGTGTGTCAACCAGCTATCGGCTCCTCCAGGCTCATCTGAGGCCCAATGGAGTGGCAAGTGCTGGTGCTCATCAGAGGCTCATTTGAACCAATAACAGGGTCTTTCTCAGGACATGGCAAACCTTGGAAATACAGAAGGtgcaaaaagggaaggaagggagagaggaccACCACTGGGCAGCCACGCCTGGCTTGCAGAGGTCTTGTCCATTAGCAGATGAGCTGTTCTGATGAGATACCACCACCTGGTGTTGAAGGTTTCTAGCCCTCAACGCCAGCTCTGGGGATGGTTGGAGAACATGGAGCTCCCACAGTGCTGCTTGGAGACCAGGGGCAACAGCAAACCCAGACCATGGCTCCGTTGGTTCTCCGTCCGTCCCAGCTGAGGCGGAGCGGAAGGGAATACCAGCTGGGATGCCTCAAATACCTCCACTGCTGACCCTCGCCAAGTTCTCAGCACTTTCAAAACAGTTCCCgcatttgagaaaaaaacccacacaacacaaccacaaaccaaaacaaacgagAAAACCCCAGCTCGCATCCACGTCCGCATTGAAACCCACTCGACACGCCTTGTCCCCGTTTGCCCTCTGCCACTGGGCCTGGCCACcaccctgctgtcacccctgGGACGGGGACCGCAGCCGGTGGAGGTCTGCAGGTCTGATGGTGGcacaggggaggaggcaggggacacggggggacctCACCCAGCTCCACACTGTGCTGCGGCATCAGCTGAGCGGCGTTACTGTCCTCGGGCAGACCGCGAGCAGAAAGCCCATCGAGTCAAATCCTTGTTCCCTTCCTAGACGAAGCCAATTAACATTTCACGCTGTCTCCTCCTAACTGAAAGAGGCACACGGAAGCACGCTGCTTTAAAACCAGCTTAAGTTGAACAAACAGCCTAAACCCTCCattagaatgaaattaaaataactctATTACTAAAATATTTCTGACGGGCTCCTGTGGCTAACCCGGGAGAGCTGAACTTGGCaggctctccccttccctccagctccgACACCACCAAGAGATAAAAAAACTCTCCCCCCACCTTCGGATGCCGGGGTTTTTGACAGTTCAGGGATTTACAAACATATTTGCCAACCAAATGCTAAAGGTTTTAAGATTGTAAGTGTAGCACCTGGGGAAAAGAGCAGGTCTTGGCAGGCACGGGTGAGTATGGCACGGATGCTCCCAAGAGAGGAGTGATTTTTCGCATCCATCAATCCAGGGCGTGATACAGAAAGTAAAATAAGATCAGTTCAGGTgcacagggaggaagaaaaaaaatacacagttctTACCTCTGCAAGCAGGGGGGGTGGAAATGATGAGCCAGGAGCCAGCAAATCTCTTAAGGAGAGCGAGAGGCTGCGCAGCCTTTGCACGGCGAGTGGGCACCGGCTCTGCACCAGAGCTCAGCCCTCAACGTTAGGCATTACTGGCACCGGCACAGCAGCGTTATCTTCCCCTCTCAATCTTCAGGGTGTTTAACTCCGCCAAAGATTACAGTTCGAGGCGAAGCGATCTATCTAATCACAGTTGAACCTTTTGCGAGTTTCTTTTTTAAGGTGACATCATCTTGGCAAAGATGAACGTAACGAAAAGCTGTCTGTAGAATGGACTTGCCTTATAAGGGCCGTatcaaaaataaaagcttgtATAACCAAGGGAAAGACGGAGTAAAAACAGAGCTGGGAGCTCCAAGAAGAACCCGTGAACCCACAAATATCTCCCTTGGCCATACAAGGtgccacattttccttttcagtgccaTTAAAGAAGAGAAGGTATAAAGCATCCTTGGCTAGGGGTGGGTCAAGTCCCCCAAAAGCTGGATGCAGAGTTTCCTCGTGGCATCCATGCGAGGAGGAAGGCAGCCATGGAGGGCTGTACCCTCCTGCTGGTGTTTGGCGCCTGCCTAGAGACGCAGGGAGAAGGGACACGGTGTTTTAACTCGATGGCAGTACGTTGGGCTGGGAGATCGCTTGGAAGGACACAATGGAAAAAATGGTACTAATGCAACTAATTAAGATTTTTCTCTGCTAGGTTGTGCCAGTTGGcattttcacaggaaaagacACAAATAGATTTCAGCAGAGCCCTTCCAACCATCTTTACTCAAAGAAATTACATCTCTGTATCtaattcacaggaaaataatACACTTTTGTGTGAACACTGTCCGCTGTTCCACTGCCAGGCCAAGAGACACATCCCGAAAGGTGCCCTGAATCTCCCATTCCCCGTCCTCCAGTTACATACAAAAATTCCCCCGGGCATCCAGATTTCCCCGATCCTGACATTCGTTCTTAGTTTCATTTGGAGCCACCGTCTCCACAGTTTAGGGAAGCATCCCCTGAATTTGCCTGATTTGGGCAGAGCACTGGGCAGCCGAGCCGTTCCCCATCTCTCTGTTCCCATTTCACGAAATTCCCCGAGCACAAACCTTCGCATGAGCCATTTTTCATGGCACTGGATAAACTTCATGTATTTCTAGAGCAAGGGCagcctgttttctttccttaacCTCACTGAATTGTGTATTTTTCTCAAGTTTCTGGTTTAAAAGGAGAAGCTAATGTGATCAGACTGGATTTCAATTACAATATTTAACCATGACTAAGTCAGCTGAGACTCTTCCCAAGCAAGGACCAACAACTGCTTCTGCAGGAGCCTTCAGCTTTTATGGAAACAAtctcttttgttgatttatataaaattttaagAATCCACATTTGACTGCAGTTGAAAGCAGGGCACTTCGGGAGCGAGCTGCAGAAACGGTGTTACCCATCACACCAGGTACAGGGAGAAAACTGTGGTTGGGGTTTTGCAAAATCTAAGCTGAAGGCGGTTTGGATCTTGCTGCATCTAATCTAAAGAGCTGAGATGATCGAGGGCGGAGATGTGTAGGTGAAGAGATAAACACTCCTGCTGTAAAGTCTTTGCCTTAGTACAGTGACAACCACGCTTATGATGGATGTCCATAAAATGAGATGAGCCACCAAGTTGGTGCTTTGAAGGTTCATGCCCGGTGAGTggtgctgccagggctggagatGGAGCAGAAGACGGGTAAGCGCGAGCTGacccccccccaagtccttcgGTGGtccagtctggagaggagaagctgTGACTGGGGTCCAGGATGCTGCTCAGTGGGCTTTCATCACAAGCTCTTCCAGCGCCTTCTCCCTCTGGTTCCCACAAAGCAAAAGAACTTCTTTGACTTCATTTTGCTGGAACCCCATATCGTTAAACTGAGCTAACAAATGCAAGAATTCAGCTgcctggaggaagaaggaagagaaaggagtgATGTTATCATGGACTTTTAAGGATGGATTTATCACAGAGTTGCAGCAGAAACGGTGTTGGGTGACGAGGCTGCAGCCAGACGACCTGGCCGGGTTGTATTACCGCTGAAGGGCACCCCTGGTGCCACCACCGACAGCAGAGCAAGGGCACACACACACTGCTAGCATTTAAAAGTGTGCCTTTATATCAActtttaaagtaagaaatatttaacaaagtCAGCCTC includes:
- the RASL12 gene encoding ras-like protein family member 12 isoform X2 produces the protein MSSMFGKPRAGGERPPQSPLAECNVAILGCRGAGKSEDTYSSEELVDQQPVLLKVMDTADQDGPGNCERYLRWASAFLVVYSIEDRKSFDGCQSYLEVLALHARGCQRRCPVLLVGNKLDMEQYRQVPAAEGMSLASRFGCLFYEVSACQDFAGVQHVFHEAVREVRRQAERSLPLRPLFITEERPCLPMATPVTLPARHGVASCTFNTLSTVNCKEIPSVAQAKLVTVKSSRAQSKRKAPTLTLLKGFKIF
- the KBTBD13 gene encoding kelch repeat and BTB domain-containing protein 13, whose protein sequence is MTPEEEGSRAGPPERVRIWVEEQSFWVEKTLLVESSEYFRALFRSGMKESTQEEIGLGELSAAGFLAMLQVLAGERPILGSEETFQAVECAAFLQVKPLAKYLIHSINSDNCILLYQAAAIFGLLDLFHCAALYIRDSYSELEEYLDCLSADLLAYVEALLPSTFVAVGAHTPTFEFLEDLSRTICYLDEETNTWRTLSCLPLTASTFLAGMATMDNKIYIVGGVYGASKQVVESSFCYDADANAWSEFPSPHQLRYDVRLVGHEGYLYAIGGEYEKISLKSVERYDVASNTWTFVSDLPQPSAAAPCAQAMGQIFVCLWKPLDTTVIYEYETQRDEWLPVTELKRHQSYGHCMVAHRDNLYVMRNGPSDDFLRCVIDCFNLTSRQWTALPGQFLNSKGALFTAVIRGDTVYTVNKMLTLLYSVEEETWRFKKERAGFPRSGSLQTFLLRLPRRDHDIAM
- the RASL12 gene encoding ras-like protein family member 12 isoform X1, with the protein product MSSMFGKPRAGGERPPQSPLAECNVAILGCRGAGKSALTVKFLTKRFISEYDPNLEDTYSSEELVDQQPVLLKVMDTADQDGPGNCERYLRWASAFLVVYSIEDRKSFDGCQSYLEVLALHARGCQRRCPVLLVGNKLDMEQYRQVPAAEGMSLASRFGCLFYEVSACQDFAGVQHVFHEAVREVRRQAERSLPLRPLFITEERPCLPMATPVTLPARHGVASCTFNTLSTVNCKEIPSVAQAKLVTVKSSRAQSKRKAPTLTLLKGFKIF